In the Elizabethkingia bruuniana genome, TCATTCTATGGTCGAACTTTTATTGGTGGAAATCAACCGGAGCAAAATTGCTAATGGAGATGAAATCTGGAAACCTGATGCTTTGTTTTTGAATTTTCTGGAAAGTGTCCGGAATCATTTTTCTGAAAACTATCCTGTCTCCCGATTTGCAGACCTTCTGGGTACTACCGAAGCTAAATTGAATGAAGTTTCAAAACTTCATACCAATAAAACAGCTCAAAATGTAATTTACAGCCTCGTCATTTCTGAAGCAAAGAGATTATTACTGTATGAAAAACTGAGTGTAAAGGAAATTGCTTATCTGCTTGGATTCAATGATCCTTTTTATTTCTCTAATTTCTTCAAGAAACATACTTCGCTTTCTCCAAAAGACTATCAAAAGGTGGTCAGAAATTAACCTGTGAAACAGGTTATCAATAAACCCAGTACCTACTTATTTCTGGTATTTATATAGATTTCCGAGGTTATATCCTTATCATTGAAATTTGTGTCATCTTCAAATATTATATGCTTTTTCCAGAATTGTCTATTCTTTAGGGATACTCTTTCCCTGAACTTTGTCCCTGTCATCAAGAACTAAAAATTACTCTTATGAAAGTGAGACAAAACATCGCTGTTTTTCTGTTAAGAATAACACTTGCAGCCGGATTTTTATCTGCTGTATCCAGCAGGTTAAACCTTTGGGGAGCACAGTCTTCGGGCTGGAGCAAATTTGTCCGATATACAGCTGAAGTAAATTCTTTTTTACCTCATTCATGGATTCCATCCCTTGCAGTACTATCTACTTTTGCAGAATCTTCCATTGGGATCTTACTTCTTATAGGTTATCGGGTACGTAAAACTGCTTTATGTGCTGCTATTCTCACTGTTTTATTTGGCATTGCGATGAGTATTTCTTTTGGCTGTAAAGAGCCATTGGACTATTCTGTTTTTGTATTCAGTGCCGGGGCATTTTTACTGAGTACTTTTTCGTCTTACTTATGGTCTTTGGATCAGCTTTTACATCTATAACAATTTAACATTCAATATCATGAACACAAACATCTATGACTACATTGTAAAGACAGAACAGAAAGAATGGCAGCCTTTAATTGAGAAAGGAATCCATTATAAAGGTATTTTTGTGAAATCTTTAAAATTTGATTTGGAGAAAAACCGCTCTACAACAATCCTTTTAAAGTTTGAGCCAGGAGCGAGTTATCCCTATCATAATCATCCCGCAGGCGAAGAACTCTTTATAATGGAAGGAAAAGCGACTATAGCAGGGGCTGAGCTGGAAAAAGGAGATTACTTGTACACTCCGCCTAATTTCAAACATTCTGTAAAGTCAGAAAATGGTTGTATGATTATGTTTGTAGTTCCGGAAGAAGTGGAAATCCTTTAATCTGATGATCTGTTTTAGGATAAAAGCCCGTGATGAAAATTTTTATCACGGGCTTTTTTGTTGCCGATTTTTCTTAGAATAATCTGTTATGCAGTGATCTTAACGCTTCAATTTTATAACTGGTTGGAACCAATAATGAAATATTATTTTCACTCCCGCCATAAGAGATCATTCGTACCGGAATATGCTTTACAGCTTCAGAAACTATAGTTGCCAGTCCATGATTATTTTTTTTGAAATCACCAACAATACAAATGATAGACTGTTCATTATCAATGTCTACAGTTCCGAAAGATTCTAATTTTTTTATTATTTCCGGAAGAAATTCGGTTTGGTCAATTGTCAGAGAAACTGCTACCTCGGAGGTCGTAATCATATCAATTGGAGTTTTATGCACTTCAAAAACCTCAAAAATCTTCCTCAAAAACCCATAAGCCATTAACATTCTGGAAGACTGAATACGAATTGCAGTAATATTATCTTTGGCAGCAATAGCTACAATTTGATTTAGATTTTTTGTTTCTCCCGAAATCAAAGTTCCTGATGCACTAAGATTCATGGTGTCCAATAACCGAACAGGTACATTATATTTTCTTGCTGGAAAAACACTTTGTGGATGCAGAATCTTTGCTCCGAAATAAGAAAGCTCGGCAGCTTCATCAAAATTTAGATGGGCAATAGGTTTTGTGTTTGGTACATAACGAGGGTCATTATTATGAAATCCGTCAATATCAGTCCAGATCTGAATTTCTTCCACCTGTAGTGCAGCGCCTAATAGGGATGCTGTATAGTCTGAGCCTCCTCTTCTCAAATTATCAATTTCACCCTGTGCATTTCGGCAAATATATCCCTGAGTAATAAATAATTTTTCATCAGAGAATTTTGCCATTTCACTGGTGGCATGTTCTCTTATGTATTCTACATCAGGTTCACCTTCTTTATCAATAAGCATAAAGTCCAATGCCGATAATAATACTGAAGAAATACCTTTTTCTTTTAAATGCAGATGAAATAAGGTTGTGGAAATAATCTCGCCCTGAGCTAAGATAATACGCTCTTCTGTAGTGGTGAAATTTGTACTGTCAAACTTATACAGTAACTGAAATACATTGTCAATAAAAGCCAATGCTTCTAAAGTCCCCGGTTCTGTTCTGAATAGTTCTTTTACAAACTTTTTATATTTATCGTAAAGTATATCAATATGCTTTTGAGCAGCTTTATCTTCTTTTTTGGCATATAGCTCGGATAATGTAACGAGATCGTTTGTGGTTCCGGAAACAGCAGATAATACAACCAGATGTTTATCTGCAGCCTGAGATCTGATAATGGGTAATAGTTGTTCAATTCTTTCCGGGCTTCCTACTGATGTCCCTCCAAATTTCAATACTTTCATAAATATATTTAAATTGTTAATGATTATAAGCAAAAAAAAGAGCTTGTCGTGATGACAAGCTCCTTATATATTTCGATTCTAACCAAAGGAAAATGACTCACGAAGTTCTACGCAAGTTCTGTTTCTTCCCCTTTTTTAAGTTAGACAATATCATTTCTTATTTTTTGTATGGGCAAATATAGGTTTTTTTTTGATTTGTGTATTATGTATTTCGAAGAAATTAACCAGCTGATTTTTGTAATTGCCATATATGATAGATATTAGCTACAGTATCGAGAGCAGTTATTGAGTAAAAGGCTTTTAAAAAGGAATCCCTGATACAGGAGAATCAAAAGAGGTTATGATAGAAATTTTGGTTAAAGAACATAAAGTTCTGGATGAGAAAATGAACTGGATTGTAGAAAAAGGAACTTACAGAATTATGATCGGAAATTCATCTAAGAACCTACCTAAAACAAAATATAGAAATAGAGTAGAGGCTCTTATATATCTACTTGTAAAATAGATAGGAATGAATGGATAATGAAAATTTTCTTCGAACATCTTCTGGATGTTGAAGCTTATTCAATTGATTGTCAAATATCCATATTAAAAACATCATATGAACAGTCATGAATAAATAAGTATCAAGTAGATATTTTGTAACTTCGCAGCGTTTTTATTGTAACAAATGCTTCATAACAAGCCTATAAAATATATGAAATGAAAAAGATAAATCCATCGATTAAACATCATTTATTGGTGGGGATTTTTATCGCTATGTGGCTATTCTTTTTCGCATTCTTAATAAGACCTTTTGATGATGGAAGTATAAGCTTCAAAAATTGGATATTTATAAGTTCTGGATTTAGTATAATTTCATTTTTATGTTATGGATTACTTGCCATAATTCAACAAAAAGTTTATTATAGAATTTCTAAATGGAATATTGGGCTGGAAATTGCTAGTCTTGTGTTTTTCCAATCACTTTTTTTGTTTAGCACTTTTGCTTATTATAAATCTCCTATTTTAAACGGTGGATTTGATTTTTTAAATTTTGTGCAAACAATCAGTCTGAAATCAGCTTTTATATCAACTCCGATAATAGTTTTAGCAAGAATATATCTAACAAGATTAATTCCTTTAGAGGATGAAAGCATTATTATTAGAGGAGAAAATAAATTAGATGTTTTAAAAATAAAAAAAGACAATTTAGTCTGTGTATCAAATTCTCAGAATTATGTTGATATATTCTTTATAGATGACAACCTGCTAAAAACAAAAGTGATTCGTAGTACATTAAAAAAGGTTCAATATGATTTTGATTTTTTAATCCAAATACATCGTTCGCATTTAATAAATCCATCTCATTTTAAAGCTTGGAAAGATCAAAATACGATTTTCGTTACACAAATGGAACTACCCGTTTCCAAAAGCTATAAGGATAGTTTAATGTCACTATAAATTTCGTCCCTAAAATGCTATGTTTTATCCCGAATCGCTTTTTGTAAGCTAAATCAGCAGTACTTAAGTTTACTTTTGAGCCACAATTTTAAAATATTACATATGAAAAAAAAATGGCTGCGAAGAACTTTATACACTATTATACTATTGTTTGGACTACTTTGTATCACTTTTATTTGGGCGGATAATGAATTAAATAAAATATTAGGTAAGTCTACTGAGGTTATAAATATTGACAGGTTTGTTAAGTCAAATAAAATAGTCCAGATAAGAAATGCCAATATTCTTTCTGAGGATTGCAGTTACTTTATAAGAAATAAAGATGTAATTCTTAAAGAAGGTAAAATTGTTCAAATAGGTACAAATTTATTATTGAATAGTAATAATATGATCATTGATGGTACGAGTAAATACTTAATTCCGGGGCTTATAGATAGCCATGCGCATTTAAGGGAAAGCAAAAACGATCTGTTTTTATATTTAGTAAATGGTGTTACTTATATCAGAGAGATGGCTGGCAATCCTATGATATTAGATTGGAGGAAAGAAATCAATAAAAATGGAATAGGTCCTCGACTTTATGTAGCATCTCCTCCTATATATAGTGAGAGTGGATTAATGGGGTATTATTATGCTTGGACAAGACAATCTATCGATTATTCTAATAAAAATGGTGCCCAAAAAGCCATAAAGAAAATAAAACAAGATGGTTATGATGCTATTAAAATGTATGGTTTTGTAAATCCTGAAACATTTAAGGCCACCATTGAAATAGCAAAAGAAAACCACATTCCGGTTATTGGTCATATCCCTTTAGTTAGTTTAGATATTTTTTATTCTTCAGGTCAAATTGAGATTGCTCACATAGAAGAAATTACTAAAAAAACTATTGATGATTTTGGAAAGTCAATTGCAAAAAATCCTGAAGAATACATTAATTTTTTAAAATTGCGTTCTAATCAGATTGCTAAGAAATTAAAAGAAAATAATATCAGTGTCACTTCAACAGTTTGGTTATGTGAAAGTTTTATGGAACAAAGATTTGACCTTAAATCTAAACTTAAAGAAGTAGAATTAAAATATGTGAATCCAAAAATTATTGAAGGTACCCCAATTCATAAATTGGGTTGGTTGCCGGGTAAAAATGCTTATGAATATGATGGGAAAAATAATCCTGAAGCAAGAAGGCGTTCATTTACCTATTGGAAAACTTATGCAGAAGCGATACATATAATGGTAAAAGCTTTGATCGATAACAAAGTTACATTGATAGCAGGAACGGATTCAAGTGTGGCTACTGTTGTAGCAGGATTTTCTTTACATGATGAATTAGAATCATTAACTAAATCCGGGATGACAAATACTCAAGCTCTCTATTCTGCAACTGTCGCACCAAGTAATTGGATGAAAAGCAGTACTGGCAAAATAAAAGTTGGATACAATGCAGATTTAGTACTTCTGTCAAAAAATCCTTTGGATAATATTAAAAATACAAAAACAATAGAAAATGTTTTTTTTGGAGCGCATATGATAAATAAAACTCAGATAAAGGATATTCTAAAGTCTATTGAGAGGGCAAATAATAAAAACAGGTCAGTAAAAATTGACGAATATCTTATTGAAAAATAGCAAGTTGTAGTATGTGTGTCTATTACGTTCTCTGCATTTCATGAAAGTACTTTAGGATATACTAAACAGTGGGATAGTATGATAATTTCCATTAAAAATTTGGAATAAAAGAATGTTGAACTACGATAAAAGCCGAAAATTATTGATTCTGCCAAGAAACCATAAAACAGTAATTAAAAATGCTGTGAAAATTTGCAATAAGAAGAAATGAAAAAACCTTACTTTCATAAGTAAGGTTTATATAACTAAGCGAAATTCTATTTACTTATTTTCGGAAATAAACTTATGCTTTTTCACATTTAGGCTCACATCCTGGATCTTCAGGTTGCATACATAAGGAACGTTTATATCCACTTGGGCATGTTATTGGTCCGTTACCTCCACCTAATAAAGATTTTAATTCGCTTCTATTGATTTTCTTTAAATTTTTCATTGTATAATATTTAATTGGTTAGTGAGCAAATATAATAGTATTTCACTATTTATAGATATAACATTGAGGATAAATGAAAATTAATAAATAAGCTCATGAGGGGATCCGGAAAAAAAAATCGAAAAATTTTAAAACTCCTTAATTATTAAATGATTAACTTGTAGACAAATATGAAGTATGTCTAAGAGAAAAAGCAAGACGGGTGATATTCCAGACAATTTAGGTAACAACAGTAAGAAAACTGACTTAGAAAGAGCTAAAATAGTCTTGGAAAAAGCAAAAGCTTTAAAAGCCCCTATAAAGCATCTTACATCATCAGATAGTGCATTCGGGAGGTCCTTAGAAGAGAAAAAGAAGGATAATGATGAATAACCATGTATTTTGCAATATAAATTGTAGCAGTCTGAGATTAACGATGTTTAATTTGTTTATCCAATAATTTGATTTGTTCTTTTGCATTGGTATTATCGGGAGAGTATTCCAATGAATGACGGTCGTTTTTAAGAGCCTTTAATTTTTTACCTGAGCTCTCATAAGCTTCTGCAAGACTGTTTTAAATATTACCGGAACTTGGATATAGTTGTGTATTTAAGTTGAAAATTTCAATTGCCTGTTTTATGTAGCCAATATGTGACAGAGTACCACTCCAATCATTCAAAGAAACTTCTGACTTGAATGATTACATTTCTGCTTCTGAATTTACTGATTTTAAAATGGCTGGATAATTAGATTATGATACATAATTTACTTAACAATGATAATTAGTAACATAAAAGAGTAAGTCTAAAAATATGTTATCTTACAAGATAACCAAATATGTGGTTGGGCACAGAGTTGGAAAATTATCATGTTACATGTGATATATGTAAGTTTATTACATAAATGCGTAATAATATAGATTTGTAATCATCCACCTTTGTATAGAAATATTAAGCGACTTAATGATGAGAATCTGAAAGAATAGTAATTACAATAAGACTATAAACAGATCACAGCTATTACTAAAATAAATTCATTACCATTAGTAATTAGGACGATTAGAAAGCAGTAAATATGTTTTCGAAAAGTTTTAATAAGTGGGGTAGGAATTGCAGTTCCTATCCCTTTATTGTTGAACAGAAAGTAGTCCCATTATAGATTATAGGCTAATATAGACTATCTGATATTCTTATAAAATTCAATTAAAATTATAATGAGAAGTACATTAAATCATCATAGAAAGAGAGCAGGAGTAAATCAGCAGAAACGTAGTGTGATACAGGACAATACTTCACAGTTTGCAGCCTTATTTTATATTCGAAATGCAAATACGATTTTAAGAAAAGATCTGACAGATATATTGGGAGCATTGAAGGAATTGGAAAACCTGAATAAACAAGCAAAAGATATATTGAGTCTTCACTGTTCTACAGAAGTGAACCAACAGTGTGAGAATACCTTATCAATTATAGGTAATAACCTTGCTTATGTTGAAGAGCAAATCTTTTATATAAAAGAAAATATTGTAGAAAAAAACAGGTTAAATTCATATATATTCTGGCAGCAAAACCAGTATTATATAGAGAAAATTACTATAGATTATAAACATATTGAAACACTTGGCTCTCAAATCCTTCCTAAAGAGGAAAAACTATACTGGAGAATCAATATATGTGATATTCAAAATGAGTTTTTTACATTAATTATAGCCCTCATCAATGTTTGTATGGGCGAGCTGAAGTATATTGAGGCGCAAACGCCTGCTAGAATTAGTAACACCACCTCTAATATTATGCATAATATTCCCGGGAACTATACCCTTCAGCAGGCAAAGAAATACGAGAAAGAATACTTAAAAGCATTACTGATTTATAAAACTGAATTCAATAAAAAAAGAAATCTGTGGGACAGGCTCCTGGATATATTAGCCGGGGGAGCACATCAGTCACCTAGAGAACATGTTATGTTAGACAGGTGGATCAATGGAAACGATGAAAGGTAATATGTAATATCCTATTTTATTTATTATATTGTTTTTTTAAAATTCATTTGCTTACACTATGTAAGTAAATGAATTGTTTTTTATAGCCATTATTATCTGGTAATGAGTATAAGCGCTGACACAGCCCAAATTAAATGTTTTGCTTTACCTTCTCCAAACAAAGTCTTGCCATAAGATAACTGACAGTAGATTCTGCCCCTTGATTGAGATTGACATTATACTCCTCAAGACCATCGTAACAACCTCCTGTAGCAGGATTGTAAATAATTTGATTCAGATGGTTTTGTCCCAGAAACCAATTCATGGCATTCTGCATCAAATGAAGATATTTCGGATTATCAGAAACCATATAGAATGCAGATAACGCTAAAATAGTATAGGCTATATCTATCGGTTGCTCACCTCCATTGGAGGTATTTTTATTTTGTTTATGAAGCCAGCCCTTGTTTGAAATCACTTTGATATTCGGACCTATAATAATTTTTGATAAAAGAAAGTGAAAAGATTCAAAAGCGATGTGTTTATACTTCTCGTTTCCGGTGGCTCGCCATGCATATAGTAAAGCCTCCGGCAGAACACTGTTGGCGTAGGTTAAATAGCGCTCAAACCATTGCCAATTACTGTCTTTAGCTTCTTTTCGGTATAATTTAACCAATTGATTGGCTAATTTTTTTATAACAGGTATATTGCGAATCGATTTTTGGTAGTATAAACCTTTTATAATAAATGCGATAGCCCTTGGAGATTTAATTCTACTGATATAGAGAATACTTTTTTGTAATATTTTCTCTGTCCGAACAGAAAGTTCTTCAGGCAAATTTTCTTTCTGAGAAATAAGGTAACCTAAAGCCCAAATCGCTCTTCCGTTAGAATCTTCAAGATTGGATTTATAATTCTGAGAGGTGAACTTTCTTTCTTTATCTACATAATTAAGAAAGCTGCCATCATGCATTTGGCAGAAATCAATAAAATTTAAATAAACAGTTATTAATTTCAGATCAGCGGGATCGTTACTGTACAGATAGTGCTGGCACATGGCGATCATAGCCCTGGCGTTATCATCCAGCGTATATCCGGAATCCATATCGGGACGGTTAAGTATAGAGAACTGAAGCATGGCAAAATCTGTAGTTAAATGCCGAAAATGTTCAAGATTAATCACAGGTAAAGTATAATGAAGTTCTATTTCTCCTTTTCCGTATGCCTGAAATAAATGTGCATGAAGAAGAGAAGAATTCTCCCAGGCTGTTGGTGCCATTTTCTCTAAAGCTTTGGTTCTCAATTTTTCCTGTATGGTTTTATCTTTCAGTATAGTGTTTACTGCCAATCCTAGTTGTAGAGGAGATTCAAAATCTATAATAAGACCACTGCCATCTTTCAATACTTCTAGTGCGTGAGGAATAGGAGTAGAAACAATGGGACATCCGGAACTGATGGCATAGGAGAAAGTGCCGCTTACAACCTGATTTCGGTCTTTAGAAGTGAAAAGATATACATCGGTTAACTGAAGATATTCTAATAATTCTCCAAGGGGCAAATATTCATTGATAAACATTACATGATCTTCAATATCAAGCTTTTTAATAAGATCTTTTAGATAATTTCTGTATTCTTCACCATGAGTTTTAATAATCATAGGGTGTGTTTTACCTATAATCAGAAATATAATATCGGGATGTTGCAAGATAATTTTTGGGAGTGCCTTTAATGTCGTTTCAATATTTTTTCCGGGTCCCAGAAGGCCAAATGTAGAGAGTACCTTTTTATGGGTAAGGTGGTATTTTGATTTTAGTGAAATTTTATCATTATAGGCTAATAAATGAGTGCCATGTGGAATTACTTTGATTTTTTCTGGTAGAATTCCATAGGCATGAATCAAAATTTGAGAAGAAATACCTGTCATAACAATAACACAAGCCGAAAGATTAACAATCTCCCGTACTTTATCTTTTAAATTTTTATCTGGTCTTGGCAGAACGGTATGAAAAGTAACAATCACTTCTTTTTCTAAAATCCTAAGAAAAGCAGATAATCCGATACTGGTGTCAGTAAAGAAACCAAATTCATGTTGCAAAATAATAAGCTGAATTTGGGGATCTTTATTTATTCTATTGGCCAGTTCTATATAAGAATCCGAATCGTATGTTTTTAGGATATAGGAAACTTCTTCCTGATAATGATAATGTTCCTGTTTAGATTCCAAAGGAAAGACAGAGACTTGAAAAGAAGTTGGGAATTGAATCCTGAGCATGTTGATCAGGTCTTGTGAGTATGTGGCAATACCACATACTTTTGGCGGAAAAGTACTAATAAAGGCAACCTTAGGCAGATATTTATTTTTATAATATATTGTGTTTTTATATAAATTTTCGGATTGCCCTGTCAGAATATTATTTTGCATAATTAAATCGTTATTACTTTCCATTTTATTCCGGGATAATATTTATTTATAATGAAGAATATTGCAGGAGTTCTTTTATGAGCTCTGATAGCTTAACAGAGACAACTGCAATGCGCTGGTCTGCTGCTCCGTAATAGATATACAGCGTGTCATTCTCTACGAGGGCTCCTGTTGGAAAGCAAACATTGTTGACTTCCCCTTTTAGTTCCCATTTTTTTTCCGGTTGAAAGAGGGGATACGGAAGTCTTGCAATTTCCTTCTTTGGATCTTCCAAGTCCAGCATAGCGGCACATGCTGTATATACATAACCTTCTATGGAATCATATACACCATGATAAATAATAAGCCAGCCTTCGGGAGTTTCTATAGGTGGGCAGCCGCTTCCGATATAGCTCGTTTCATGTGCATATACAGGAGACAGTACAATATGGTCTTTGAAATGAAGAAAATAATCTTTCCAAAAATCCAGAGTCAATGCCTTTATATTTTTAATACCAGTAACCATCTGAATATCTGGTCTTATCCGGTGAAGAAAATAGAGGTTTCCATTAATTCTTCTGGGGAAAAACACAAGATTTTTGCTCCATAGATAAACGTTGTCACTATTGGTTTGATGGCTGATTTGGAAATGATTATAGCGGATATATTTATCATGAAGATTATCTTTATCTTCCGAGAGATGTTTAAACTCTTCATATGTAATCCTGGGAACAATAATGCCTGCTTTTTTCCATGTTTTCAAATCTGTTGAAGTGGCTAAGGCTCCAAGAGCATTAATACCATCGTAAGCGGTATAGGTAAGGTAAAACAGATTGTCAATCTTTACCAGACGTGGATCTTCCATTCCTTGCTTTTCATAATCATATTCAGGTACCAAAGCAGGAACATCTTTTCGATTTTCTATATGAAGGGGATCAGACAATTGACAGTACCCGATGCTTGAAAAATTTCCTTTAGCCACAGCGCGGTAAAATAGATGTATTATTTTATTATCCTTTATTACAGCAGGATTTAGAACACCTTCATTTTCAAAACTGTAATCAGTTTTCTTCAAAAGAATTCCTTCTTTTTTTATCTTTAGGCTTTTCATTCAGGTATCCAGACGCCTTCTTTCATTTTCCTTATCAATTCTTTTGGCAA is a window encoding:
- a CDS encoding DoxX family membrane protein; the encoded protein is MKVRQNIAVFLLRITLAAGFLSAVSSRLNLWGAQSSGWSKFVRYTAEVNSFLPHSWIPSLAVLSTFAESSIGILLLIGYRVRKTALCAAILTVLFGIAMSISFGCKEPLDYSVFVFSAGAFLLSTFSSYLWSLDQLLHL
- a CDS encoding aspartate kinase; this translates as MKVLKFGGTSVGSPERIEQLLPIIRSQAADKHLVVLSAVSGTTNDLVTLSELYAKKEDKAAQKHIDILYDKYKKFVKELFRTEPGTLEALAFIDNVFQLLYKFDSTNFTTTEERIILAQGEIISTTLFHLHLKEKGISSVLLSALDFMLIDKEGEPDVEYIREHATSEMAKFSDEKLFITQGYICRNAQGEIDNLRRGGSDYTASLLGAALQVEEIQIWTDIDGFHNNDPRYVPNTKPIAHLNFDEAAELSYFGAKILHPQSVFPARKYNVPVRLLDTMNLSASGTLISGETKNLNQIVAIAAKDNITAIRIQSSRMLMAYGFLRKIFEVFEVHKTPIDMITTSEVAVSLTIDQTEFLPEIIKKLESFGTVDIDNEQSIICIVGDFKKNNHGLATIVSEAVKHIPVRMISYGGSENNISLLVPTSYKIEALRSLHNRLF
- a CDS encoding glycosyltransferase codes for the protein MQNNILTGQSENLYKNTIYYKNKYLPKVAFISTFPPKVCGIATYSQDLINMLRIQFPTSFQVSVFPLESKQEHYHYQEEVSYILKTYDSDSYIELANRINKDPQIQLIILQHEFGFFTDTSIGLSAFLRILEKEVIVTFHTVLPRPDKNLKDKVREIVNLSACVIVMTGISSQILIHAYGILPEKIKVIPHGTHLLAYNDKISLKSKYHLTHKKVLSTFGLLGPGKNIETTLKALPKIILQHPDIIFLIIGKTHPMIIKTHGEEYRNYLKDLIKKLDIEDHVMFINEYLPLGELLEYLQLTDVYLFTSKDRNQVVSGTFSYAISSGCPIVSTPIPHALEVLKDGSGLIIDFESPLQLGLAVNTILKDKTIQEKLRTKALEKMAPTAWENSSLLHAHLFQAYGKGEIELHYTLPVINLEHFRHLTTDFAMLQFSILNRPDMDSGYTLDDNARAMIAMCQHYLYSNDPADLKLITVYLNFIDFCQMHDGSFLNYVDKERKFTSQNYKSNLEDSNGRAIWALGYLISQKENLPEELSVRTEKILQKSILYISRIKSPRAIAFIIKGLYYQKSIRNIPVIKKLANQLVKLYRKEAKDSNWQWFERYLTYANSVLPEALLYAWRATGNEKYKHIAFESFHFLLSKIIIGPNIKVISNKGWLHKQNKNTSNGGEQPIDIAYTILALSAFYMVSDNPKYLHLMQNAMNWFLGQNHLNQIIYNPATGGCYDGLEEYNVNLNQGAESTVSYLMARLCLEKVKQNI
- a CDS encoding amidohydrolase family protein codes for the protein MKKKWLRRTLYTIILLFGLLCITFIWADNELNKILGKSTEVINIDRFVKSNKIVQIRNANILSEDCSYFIRNKDVILKEGKIVQIGTNLLLNSNNMIIDGTSKYLIPGLIDSHAHLRESKNDLFLYLVNGVTYIREMAGNPMILDWRKEINKNGIGPRLYVASPPIYSESGLMGYYYAWTRQSIDYSNKNGAQKAIKKIKQDGYDAIKMYGFVNPETFKATIEIAKENHIPVIGHIPLVSLDIFYSSGQIEIAHIEEITKKTIDDFGKSIAKNPEEYINFLKLRSNQIAKKLKENNISVTSTVWLCESFMEQRFDLKSKLKEVELKYVNPKIIEGTPIHKLGWLPGKNAYEYDGKNNPEARRRSFTYWKTYAEAIHIMVKALIDNKVTLIAGTDSSVATVVAGFSLHDELESLTKSGMTNTQALYSATVAPSNWMKSSTGKIKVGYNADLVLLSKNPLDNIKNTKTIENVFFGAHMINKTQIKDILKSIERANNKNRSVKIDEYLIEK
- a CDS encoding cupin domain-containing protein is translated as MNTNIYDYIVKTEQKEWQPLIEKGIHYKGIFVKSLKFDLEKNRSTTILLKFEPGASYPYHNHPAGEELFIMEGKATIAGAELEKGDYLYTPPNFKHSVKSENGCMIMFVVPEEVEIL
- a CDS encoding helix-turn-helix domain-containing protein; this translates as MIEIIRYSHRTGHPEPRRVVKYTLFWCKEGSAEILIDENIFILEASQLVTITSGQFHQLISVEGELTALEFTLDFFSKSDSDIELIFHNGLFCHFGMNEIITIYHPSFFTETLNLIEKEIEEKPYQYLISTHSMVELLLVEINRSKIANGDEIWKPDALFLNFLESVRNHFSENYPVSRFADLLGTTEAKLNEVSKLHTNKTAQNVIYSLVISEAKRLLLYEKLSVKEIAYLLGFNDPFYFSNFFKKHTSLSPKDYQKVVRN
- a CDS encoding bacteriocin-like protein; the protein is MKNLKKINRSELKSLLGGGNGPITCPSGYKRSLCMQPEDPGCEPKCEKA
- a CDS encoding pesticidal protein Cry7Aa, whose protein sequence is MKSLKIKKEGILLKKTDYSFENEGVLNPAVIKDNKIIHLFYRAVAKGNFSSIGYCQLSDPLHIENRKDVPALVPEYDYEKQGMEDPRLVKIDNLFYLTYTAYDGINALGALATSTDLKTWKKAGIIVPRITYEEFKHLSEDKDNLHDKYIRYNHFQISHQTNSDNVYLWSKNLVFFPRRINGNLYFLHRIRPDIQMVTGIKNIKALTLDFWKDYFLHFKDHIVLSPVYAHETSYIGSGCPPIETPEGWLIIYHGVYDSIEGYVYTACAAMLDLEDPKKEIARLPYPLFQPEKKWELKGEVNNVCFPTGALVENDTLYIYYGAADQRIAVVSVKLSELIKELLQYSSL
- a CDS encoding LytTR family DNA-binding domain-containing protein; the protein is MKKINPSIKHHLLVGIFIAMWLFFFAFLIRPFDDGSISFKNWIFISSGFSIISFLCYGLLAIIQQKVYYRISKWNIGLEIASLVFFQSLFLFSTFAYYKSPILNGGFDFLNFVQTISLKSAFISTPIIVLARIYLTRLIPLEDESIIIRGENKLDVLKIKKDNLVCVSNSQNYVDIFFIDDNLLKTKVIRSTLKKVQYDFDFLIQIHRSHLINPSHFKAWKDQNTIFVTQMELPVSKSYKDSLMSL
- a CDS encoding fibronectin type III-like domain-contianing protein translates to MIEILVKEHKVLDEKMNWIVEKGTYRIMIGNSSKNLPKTKYRNRVEALIYLLVK